The following are encoded in a window of Thamnophis elegans isolate rThaEle1 chromosome 14, rThaEle1.pri, whole genome shotgun sequence genomic DNA:
- the LOC116517681 gene encoding probable ATP-dependent RNA helicase DDX28, protein MALLLWWIRGPATAARFPSRLPLAVRGWPGRQASGAPPPDDSVVRIPHAWKLRLERSASKRRERRGSPEREVGASFGEKLLLRTRRQELSQAARHTAGRLDRPRLVSDGWKHRLSQGDYFQLERTRNEPAREAADGDAPSTFLELGLEPRVVAPLQEVLGISRPSPVQQRTIPALLKGGHALCGAETGSGKTLAYLLPLFQRLLQAPKLPEKDFYATSPRSLVVVPSRELAGQVRRVAALLADPLDLRVKEIGGGRGMAVIRRRIHQGPTDLLIATPGALSKVLKRRMLSLEKLLFLVLDEVDTLLDASFIDLVKDIIQHAFLKDVVQQAFLDPKFEDRDEAWDPKAQLVAMGATLPKGLSQMLNESADLSNFTVLTGSSLHCLQPHVEQRFIRLKGCNKVAEVLQLLKERGSSSGAVIIFCNTASTVNWLSYILDDHNIKHLRLQGEIAADVRADIFNAFRRGESDILLCTDIASRGLDTIHVELIINYDFPLTLPDYLHRVGRVGRIGSKFLGTAVSFVTHRWDVDLVRKIETAARKRTALPGLDIVVKEALHKKKKT, encoded by the coding sequence ATGGCCCTCTTGCTTTGGTGGATTCGTGGACCCGCGACGGCCGCCCGATTCCCCTCGCGGCTGCCGCTGGCCGTGCGCGGTTGGCCGGGGCGGCAGGCCTCCGGAGCGCCCCCGCCCGACGACAGCGTGGTGCGGATCCCGCACGCTTGGAAGCTGAGGTTGGAGCGGTCGGCGTCCAAGCGGCGGGAGCGACGCGGGAGCCCCGAAAGGGAGGTCGGCGCTTCCTTCGGGGAAAAGCTGCTGCTCCGGACCCGGAGGCAGGAGCTGAGCCAGGCGGCCCGGCACACGGCGGGCCGCCTGGACAGGCCGCGCTTGGTGTCGGACGGCTGGAAGCACCGCTTGTCCCAGGGGGATTATTTCCAGCTGGAGCGGACGCGGAACGAGCCTGCTCGGGAGGCCGCCGACGGAGACGCCCCGTCCACCTTCCTGGAGCTGGGGCTAGAGCCTCGCGTGGTCGCCCCCTTGCAGGAGGTACTGGGCATCTCGCGGCCCTCCCCGGTGCAACAACGCACCATCCCCGCCCTTCTGAAGGGGGGCCACGCGCTGTGCGGGGCGGAAACTGGCAGCGGCAAAACACTGGCCTACCTGCTGCCTCTCTTCCAGCGGCTTTTGCAGGCCCCAAAGCTCCCTGAAAAGGACTTTTATGCGACCTCTCCACGCTCTTTGGTGGTGGTGCCTTCCCGAGAACTCGCCGGGCAGGTGCGCAGAGTTGCTGCCCTTTTGGCTGATCCTTTGGACTTGCGGGTGAAGGAGATTGGCGGGGGGCGGGGCATGGCCGTGATTCGGCGCCGGATCCATCAGGGTCCCACTGACCTCCTGATCGCCACGCCGGGCGCTCTGAGCAAAGTCCTGAAGAGGAGGATGTTGTCTTTGGAGAAATTGCTCTTCTTGGTGTTGGATGAAGTGGATACCTTGCTGGATGCCTCATTCATAGATCTagtgaaagatataattcagcaTGCTTTTTTGAAGGATGTCGTTCAGCAAGCTTTCCTGGACCCAAAGTTTGAAGATAGGGATGAGGCTTGGGATCCCAAAGCCCAGCTGGTGGCTATGGGTGCCACTCTTCCAAAGGGCCTAAGTCAGATGTTGAACGAATCTGCTGATCTCTCCAACTTCACCGTGTTGACCGGCTCGAGTTTGCATTGTCTTCAGCCTCACGTAGAGCAAAGATTCATACGTTTGAAAGGTTGTAATAAAGTAGCAGAGGTGCTACAACTCCTCAAAGAGCGAGGGTCCTCCTCTGGAGCTGTTATTATTTTCTGCAACACAGCCAGCACTGTTAACTGGCTGAGTTACATTTTAGACGACCATAACATCAAACATTTACGCCTGCAGGGAGAGATAGCAGCAGATGTACGAGCGGACATCTTTAATGCCTTTCGGAGAGGCGAGTCTGACATTTTGTTGTGTACTGATATAGCTTCCCGTGGATTGGACACCATTCATGTAGAGCTCATAATTAACTACGACTTCCCTTTAACATTGCCAGATTATCTGCATCGGGTGGGGCGAGTCGGTCGCATCGGCAGTAAATTCCTTGGGACTGCGGTCAGTTTTGTAACCCATAGGTGGGATGTAGATCTTGTTCGGAAAATAGAAACGGCAGCTCGCAAAAGAACCGCACTCCCAGGACTAGATATAGTTGTTAAGGAGGCtttgcataaaaagaaaaaaacctga